Proteins co-encoded in one Puntigrus tetrazona isolate hp1 chromosome 20, ASM1883169v1, whole genome shotgun sequence genomic window:
- the LOC122324360 gene encoding centrosomal protein of 128 kDa-like encodes MAHVSMDSFSESDTNDRPTGHRSRVRKRRTRPDSAFPRDTHVSDISDKIGTLANTLQDTSRNLNKVDRMLGQYKDHTDDQAEAIATLRESLEESIQHLQAQQLRRSTGGWSTSLSTLHTSDLEDGSATDIRRHLPTSLLRDYGSAGTDNRRRSRSVAVHFTDSTQADEQIHSLHQSSETCRVISF; translated from the exons ATGG CTCATGTCAGCATGGACTCCTTCAGTGAATCTGACACCAATGACAGACCCACGGGGCATCGATCGCGGGTCAGAAAGCGCCGAACGAGGCCTGACAGCGCATTTCCCAGGGACACTCATGTATCGGACATATCGGACAAAATAGGCACTTTAGCAAACACTCTACAA GATACAAGCCGAAATCTAAACAAAGTAGATCGGATGTTGGGACAATATAAGGATCACACAGATGACCAAGCTGAAGCCATAGCAACA CTTAGGGAGAGCTTAGAGGAGTCCATCCAGCATCTACAGGCGCAGCAGCTAAGAAGATCCACTGGTGGGTGGAGCACCTCCCTCTCCACACTGCACACCAGTGACCTGGAAGATGGCAGCGCCACAG ATATCAGACGCCACCTACCCACATCCCTTCTAAGAGATTATGGCAGTGCAGGCACAGACAACAGAAGACGGTCTAGATCTGTCGCTGTGCATTTCACAGACTCCACTCAAGCTGACGAGCAG ATTCATTCATTGCATCAGTCCTCAGAGACTTGCAGAGTGATCAGCTTCTGA